From one Catenuloplanes nepalensis genomic stretch:
- a CDS encoding glycoside hydrolase family 65 protein, whose protein sequence is MSEIVAAEPWVVRETGVPGDDDLRQRESVFALANGHIGLRGNLDEPEIRGMPGTYLNSLFEERDLTYPEEGYAFPTRTETIVDAPNAKPITLTVGGERFDVRTGTVTRHERVLDLRRGTVVREVEWVSPKGVRLSLRTERLVSFTRPSIAAIRYVARADAPLRAESDLRVNEEPPEERDDPRSSAVIPRPFESVAHDRDVLVHHTRRSKITVAVAVAHTGADGTAESAPDLLRWTAEGHGELRFDKIVAYRWGGDEDVRASALRERDAAVEAGFDVLTDEQCRHLEEFWAGADVEIDGDPEVQQAVRFGLFHVLQAGALSVPGPIPAKGLTGNGYDGHTLWDTEIYVLPVLTYTHPEYAERALRWRHHTLGHARDRARELGLAGAAFAWRTISGPECSGYWPAGTAGLHVNADIAGAVLRYHAATGDETFMREAGRELIDETARLWLSVSHLDADGVAHIAGVTGPDEYSALMDDNIYTNLMAQQNLRAAALDEHSLEIADRIAVPFDERHDVHDQSAGFTRLEEWNFPGDRFPLMLHHPYLNLYRRQVVKQADLVLAMLMRGDAFTAEQKRRNFDYYEARTVRDSSLSAPVQAVLAAETGHLSLAHAYLAEAALLDLRGGGEAGGDGLHIAACAGAWMALVMGFGGLRDSGGRLSFAPRLAPGLTRLRFRVRWRRARLTVTVTPGEVTYEAHGDAATFDHEGTEVTIADGDTATFPLATVEDRPAPPSPRPPSPR, encoded by the coding sequence ATGTCTGAGATCGTTGCGGCGGAGCCGTGGGTCGTGCGGGAGACCGGCGTGCCGGGCGACGACGACCTGCGCCAGCGGGAGTCGGTGTTCGCGCTGGCCAACGGGCACATCGGGCTGCGCGGGAACCTGGACGAGCCGGAGATCCGCGGCATGCCCGGCACCTACCTGAACTCGCTGTTCGAGGAGCGGGACCTGACCTACCCCGAGGAGGGGTACGCGTTCCCGACGCGCACCGAGACGATCGTGGACGCGCCGAACGCCAAGCCGATCACGCTGACCGTCGGCGGTGAGCGCTTCGACGTGCGCACCGGCACCGTCACCCGCCACGAGCGCGTGCTCGACCTGCGGCGCGGCACCGTGGTCCGCGAGGTCGAGTGGGTCTCGCCGAAGGGCGTGCGCCTGAGCCTGCGCACCGAGCGGCTGGTCTCGTTCACCCGCCCGTCGATCGCGGCGATCCGGTACGTCGCCCGGGCCGACGCGCCGCTGCGGGCCGAGTCGGACCTGCGGGTCAACGAGGAGCCGCCGGAGGAGCGCGACGACCCCCGGTCCAGTGCGGTGATCCCGCGGCCGTTCGAGTCCGTGGCGCACGACCGGGACGTGCTGGTGCACCACACCCGCCGCTCGAAGATCACGGTGGCCGTGGCCGTCGCGCACACCGGCGCGGACGGGACCGCCGAGTCCGCGCCCGACCTGCTCCGGTGGACCGCCGAGGGCCACGGTGAGCTGCGGTTCGACAAGATCGTGGCGTACCGGTGGGGTGGCGACGAGGACGTGCGCGCGTCCGCGCTGCGCGAGCGGGACGCGGCGGTCGAGGCCGGATTCGACGTGCTCACCGACGAGCAGTGCCGGCACCTGGAGGAGTTCTGGGCCGGTGCGGACGTGGAGATCGACGGCGACCCGGAGGTGCAGCAGGCGGTCCGGTTCGGGCTGTTCCACGTGCTGCAGGCCGGCGCGCTGTCCGTGCCCGGCCCGATCCCGGCGAAGGGCCTGACCGGCAACGGCTACGACGGCCACACGCTCTGGGACACCGAGATCTACGTGCTCCCGGTGCTCACCTACACCCACCCGGAGTACGCCGAGCGCGCCCTGCGCTGGCGGCACCACACGCTCGGCCACGCCCGGGACCGGGCCCGCGAGCTGGGCCTGGCCGGAGCCGCGTTCGCCTGGCGGACGATCAGCGGCCCGGAGTGCTCCGGCTACTGGCCGGCCGGCACCGCCGGCCTGCACGTGAACGCGGACATCGCGGGCGCGGTGCTGCGCTATCACGCGGCGACCGGCGACGAGACGTTCATGCGCGAGGCCGGCCGCGAGCTGATCGACGAGACCGCGCGGCTGTGGCTGAGCGTGTCGCACCTGGACGCGGACGGCGTCGCGCACATAGCGGGCGTGACCGGGCCGGACGAATACAGCGCGCTGATGGACGACAACATCTACACGAACCTGATGGCGCAGCAGAACCTGCGCGCGGCCGCGCTCGACGAGCACTCGCTGGAGATCGCGGACCGGATCGCGGTCCCGTTCGACGAGCGGCACGACGTGCACGACCAGTCGGCCGGCTTCACCCGGCTGGAGGAGTGGAACTTCCCGGGCGACCGGTTCCCGCTGATGCTTCACCACCCGTACCTCAACCTCTACCGCCGTCAGGTGGTCAAGCAGGCGGACCTGGTGCTGGCCATGCTGATGCGCGGCGACGCGTTCACGGCCGAGCAGAAGCGGCGCAACTTCGACTACTACGAGGCCCGCACGGTACGGGACTCGTCGCTCTCCGCGCCGGTCCAGGCCGTGCTTGCGGCTGAGACCGGGCACCTGTCGCTGGCCCACGCGTACCTGGCCGAGGCCGCCCTGCTCGATCTTCGCGGCGGCGGCGAGGCCGGCGGCGACGGGCTGCACATCGCCGCGTGCGCGGGCGCGTGGATGGCACTCGTCATGGGCTTCGGCGGGCTGCGCGACTCCGGCGGGCGACTGTCCTTCGCGCCCCGGCTGGCACCGGGCCTGACCCGGCTGCGGTTCCGGGTGCGCTGGCGGCGGGCGCGGCTGACCGTGACGGTCACGCCCGGCGAGGTCACCTACGAGGCGCACGGCGACGCCGCGACGTTCGACCACGAGGGTACGGAGGTGACGATCGCGGACGGCGACACCGCCACGTTCCCGCTGGCCACGGTGGAGGACCGGCCGGCGCCCCCGTCGCCGCGCCCGCCGTCACCGCGATGA
- a CDS encoding peptidase inhibitor family I36 protein, with translation MTTTMRRRSAVTAVLGAAVATAVLTAPAPALASETAAGPCSPNTLCVFYPPNEGGTGYSVTRYPVGTCIRFTAGGYESYRNNSTIEGYFFETTGCGGRAKTVYRNSGGDNMGFRAYSFRFACVSC, from the coding sequence ATGACTACCACGATGCGACGGCGCAGCGCCGTCACCGCAGTGTTGGGGGCGGCCGTTGCGACGGCCGTCCTGACCGCACCCGCCCCGGCTCTCGCGAGCGAGACCGCGGCGGGTCCGTGCTCGCCGAACACGCTCTGCGTGTTCTATCCACCCAACGAGGGCGGCACCGGATACAGCGTCACGCGGTACCCGGTCGGCACCTGCATCAGATTCACCGCCGGTGGCTACGAGTCGTACCGCAACAACAGCACGATCGAGGGCTACTTCTTCGAGACCACCGGGTGCGGCGGCCGCGCCAAGACGGTCTACCGGAACAGCGGTGGGGACAACATGGGATTCCGGGCGTACAGCTTCCGATTCGCCTGCGTGTCCTGCTGA
- a CDS encoding alpha/beta fold hydrolase yields the protein MSWVDVRGSRIRYHASGAPDAPPVVLLHGIGRSLEDWAPQHSRLDDAYRVISVDMPGFGLSRRLPEPVTLGSLAGGVWATLDALGETRPIHLMGNSLGGAVSMRMLTADPDRVRTLTLVNSAGFGREVTFAMRLLAVPGLGRPLLGRIRPRIARRAERSIFADRSLVTDERVATAVRIARQPDFAAVYLEIARELGGFRGIAGPWRSELLARVARTPKPTLIVWGERDLILPAAHLAAARAALPHARAHLFPGTGHMPQLERPAEFAALARAQLARAH from the coding sequence ATGAGCTGGGTGGACGTGCGCGGCAGCCGGATCCGCTACCACGCCAGTGGCGCGCCGGACGCGCCACCGGTCGTGCTGCTGCACGGCATCGGCCGCAGCCTGGAGGACTGGGCACCGCAGCATTCGCGACTCGACGACGCGTACCGGGTGATCAGCGTGGACATGCCCGGCTTCGGGCTGTCCCGCCGGCTGCCGGAGCCGGTCACGCTCGGCTCGCTGGCGGGCGGCGTCTGGGCGACGCTGGACGCCCTCGGCGAGACCCGGCCGATCCACCTGATGGGCAACTCGCTGGGCGGCGCCGTGTCGATGCGGATGCTGACCGCCGACCCGGACCGGGTCCGGACGCTGACGCTGGTCAACAGCGCCGGCTTCGGGCGGGAGGTGACGTTCGCGATGCGGCTGCTGGCCGTGCCGGGGCTGGGCCGCCCGCTGCTCGGCCGGATCCGCCCGCGGATCGCCCGGCGCGCGGAACGGTCGATCTTCGCGGACCGGTCGCTGGTCACCGACGAGCGCGTGGCGACCGCGGTGCGGATCGCCCGGCAGCCCGACTTCGCCGCGGTCTACCTGGAGATCGCGCGGGAGCTGGGCGGATTCCGGGGGATCGCCGGGCCGTGGCGATCGGAGCTGCTCGCGCGGGTGGCCCGTACCCCGAAGCCGACCTTGATCGTCTGGGGTGAACGAGATCTGATCCTGCCGGCCGCGCATCTGGCGGCCGCCCGCGCGGCCCTGCCGCACGCCCGCGCGCACCTGTTCCCGGGCACCGGCCACATGCCCCAGCTGGAGCGGCCGGCCGAGTTCGCGGCGCTGGCCAGGGCGCAGCTGGCCCGGGCGCACTGA
- a CDS encoding response regulator transcription factor, with protein sequence MDVVTIRVGVAGMRPVVAEGVRSWLRQDPRLVVVETADDADVLVCDSGSRVLGLHHRPVVVFTVDSDRRELITEVLEAVPHGRGTAPRTVPHLSAREHAALCWWLGSLTKASVARRMGISPHTVEMYIKRIRQKYAELGHHLPTKADLLVRAVADGLYTPEGLAGHRPHSE encoded by the coding sequence ATGGATGTGGTGACGATCCGCGTCGGCGTGGCCGGGATGCGGCCGGTCGTGGCCGAGGGCGTGCGCTCCTGGCTGCGGCAGGATCCGCGGCTGGTGGTGGTCGAGACGGCCGACGACGCCGACGTGCTGGTGTGCGACTCGGGTTCCCGCGTGCTCGGGCTGCACCATCGGCCGGTCGTCGTGTTCACCGTGGACAGCGATCGCCGCGAGCTGATCACCGAGGTCCTGGAGGCCGTGCCACACGGGCGGGGCACGGCCCCCAGAACCGTCCCGCACCTGTCCGCGCGCGAGCACGCGGCGCTCTGCTGGTGGCTCGGGTCGCTGACCAAGGCGTCGGTGGCGCGCCGGATGGGCATCTCCCCGCACACCGTGGAGATGTACATCAAACGGATCCGGCAGAAGTACGCGGAACTCGGCCACCACCTGCCCACCAAGGCCGACCTGCTGGTCCGGGCGGTGGCCGACGGGCTCTACACCCCGGAGGGGCTCGCCGGCCACCGGCCTCACAGCGAGTAG
- a CDS encoding ABC transporter transmembrane domain-containing protein — MDTRGPWRYLWWLARRLKRRVALGAFFGSAWFLSLAVTPWLIAQAIDRGLAPRRPAALAAWAAVLLAVGVLSAGLGIMRHRSMTRMRLAAALETAESVLRHATRLGAALPRRITAGEVVTIGISDVWTIGRALNVGGVGVASLVACLAVALLLWDISPLLAVVVLAGVPVLALLIVPLLARTRDAGTRYRERQGALNTRLTDIVGGLRILNGLGGKDTHQRRYELQSTLLRDQGYRVGVPSSWIGALGGGLPIVFLAVVIWLAARLAVAGDLTPGQLVAVYGYTAMLVIPVDVLILCGRDLAHGVVAARRVVTFLGVPVEDPAGVPGPGGPATLYDPESGVSAAPGRLTALAGSRPADAREIIDRLGRYAPSEATWDGTPLSGIDRDEIRRRILVADNDAALFAGPLRDVVAGRHDGDVRPALDTAVAHDVGDDLDRPVDWGGRNLSGGQRQRVRLARAIHADPEMLLAVEPTSAVDAHTEAAIAERLSTARDGRGTVLATTSPVLLDRADIVFYLVDGRVAATGTHRALLAESAGYRALVTRAFGEDS, encoded by the coding sequence GTGGACACCCGTGGACCCTGGCGATACCTGTGGTGGCTGGCCCGGCGTCTGAAACGGCGCGTCGCGCTCGGCGCGTTCTTCGGTTCGGCGTGGTTCCTGAGCCTGGCCGTGACGCCGTGGCTGATCGCCCAGGCGATCGACCGCGGCCTCGCCCCCCGCCGGCCGGCCGCGCTGGCCGCCTGGGCCGCGGTGCTGCTGGCCGTCGGCGTGCTCAGCGCCGGTCTCGGGATCATGCGGCACCGCAGCATGACCAGGATGCGCCTGGCCGCGGCGCTGGAGACCGCGGAGTCGGTGCTGCGGCACGCGACCCGGCTCGGCGCCGCGCTCCCGCGCCGGATCACCGCCGGCGAGGTCGTCACGATCGGCATCTCCGACGTGTGGACGATCGGCCGGGCACTCAACGTCGGTGGCGTCGGCGTCGCCTCGCTCGTCGCCTGTCTCGCGGTCGCGCTCCTGCTCTGGGACATCTCGCCGCTGCTCGCCGTGGTCGTGCTGGCCGGCGTGCCGGTGCTGGCGCTGCTGATCGTGCCGCTGCTGGCCCGGACCCGTGACGCCGGCACCCGCTACCGCGAACGGCAGGGCGCACTCAACACCCGGCTCACCGACATCGTCGGCGGCCTGCGGATCCTCAACGGACTCGGCGGCAAGGACACCCACCAGCGGCGGTACGAACTCCAGTCCACGCTGCTGCGCGACCAGGGCTACCGGGTCGGCGTCCCGTCCAGCTGGATCGGCGCGCTCGGCGGCGGCCTGCCGATCGTCTTCCTCGCGGTCGTCATCTGGCTGGCCGCCCGGCTCGCCGTCGCCGGAGACCTGACCCCGGGCCAACTCGTCGCGGTCTACGGCTACACCGCCATGCTGGTCATCCCGGTCGACGTGCTGATCCTCTGCGGCCGCGATCTCGCGCACGGCGTGGTCGCGGCCCGCCGCGTCGTGACGTTCCTCGGCGTGCCCGTCGAGGACCCGGCCGGTGTCCCCGGCCCCGGCGGACCCGCCACGCTGTACGACCCGGAGTCCGGCGTGAGCGCCGCACCGGGCAGGCTGACCGCGCTCGCCGGGTCCCGGCCCGCGGACGCACGCGAGATCATCGACCGGCTCGGCCGGTACGCCCCGTCCGAGGCGACCTGGGACGGCACGCCGCTGTCCGGCATCGACCGCGACGAGATCCGGCGGCGGATCCTGGTCGCGGACAACGACGCCGCGCTCTTCGCCGGCCCGCTGCGCGACGTGGTCGCCGGCCGGCACGACGGCGACGTGCGGCCGGCCCTGGACACCGCGGTCGCGCACGACGTCGGCGACGACCTGGACCGGCCGGTCGACTGGGGCGGCCGGAACCTCTCCGGCGGGCAGCGGCAACGGGTCCGGCTGGCCCGCGCGATCCACGCCGACCCGGAGATGCTGCTGGCCGTCGAGCCGACCTCCGCGGTCGACGCGCACACCGAGGCCGCGATCGCGGAACGGCTCAGCACGGCCCGCGACGGCCGCGGCACCGTCCTCGCGACCACCTCACCGGTTCTGCTCGACCGCGCCGACATCGTCTTCTACCTGGTCGACGGCCGGGTCGCGGCGACCGGCACACATCGTGCGCTGCTGGCCGAGTCGGCCGGCTACCGCGCGCTCGTCACCCGCGCGTTCGGGGAGGACTCATGA
- a CDS encoding AfsR/SARP family transcriptional regulator, protein MPQPVEPLFAVLGPLAVTGTDGAVAPLPPGRRRTLLAALLRSRNRWVDNDTLAAALWERADYPSSISGSIKTYIHQLRKILPEGVDGEARLAGRGGAYRLTVADGELDADVFAALVEAGVAALGRDDPAEAARLQQRALALWRGEPEEDALDTVTVRHLAELRWTARCSLADALIASGEPGEAIALARAMLTEDRLREPAWERLVVAQRAAGWQVDALASYEAARMLLLDTFGAEPGSRLREVYRALLSETAEQPRRPPAGPVPAASVSRAAQAPAGFDSGGAGVPGAVPAGFDSRGAGVPGVVPAGSDSGGAGVPGAVPAGSDSGGAGVPGAVPAGSDSGGAGVPGAVPGGSDSRAVAVPAAPPRWPVPAAPPRRPVTARGRRVSAGLLALVVAGVLVLAGGSATVAGRGFQGAGGGAGGVAAAPRILFGLGPDPAQADKSPLMQSGIGMVSTWYHKQSNLDQFEGWRADVIPRVYASGRALHVIVGTWEDGESVETRFGRACGQPYPLSDEFVPDMQRLAAAFAGRADGPPLYVSMFSGLQKLACADNGYLDDAATTNYYLALKERYFEVMRVMRAAAPNLRIGLNWDGWTASDDIPEQGAGRSMFQYFVEAMRASDFQSFGAFVKEGNAKHIVQMVDALGEHGPVMVSHYGPHEDSLTVYLDDLHRTFTPETLAQLVANGLFAFSFKDPDLQRESPELMTLTSGIVQDYGQFPPAR, encoded by the coding sequence GTGCCTCAACCCGTGGAGCCGTTGTTCGCCGTGCTGGGCCCGCTCGCCGTGACCGGCACGGACGGAGCCGTCGCGCCGCTGCCGCCGGGCCGCCGCCGCACGCTGCTCGCCGCGCTGTTGCGCAGCCGCAACCGCTGGGTCGACAACGACACGCTGGCCGCCGCGCTGTGGGAGCGCGCCGACTACCCCAGCTCGATCAGCGGCAGCATCAAGACCTACATCCATCAACTGCGCAAGATCCTCCCCGAGGGTGTGGATGGGGAGGCGCGCCTGGCCGGCCGCGGCGGCGCCTACCGGCTCACGGTCGCGGACGGCGAGCTCGACGCGGACGTGTTCGCCGCGCTGGTCGAGGCGGGCGTGGCCGCGCTCGGGCGCGACGATCCGGCCGAGGCGGCCCGGCTGCAGCAGCGGGCGCTGGCGCTGTGGCGCGGCGAGCCGGAGGAGGACGCGCTCGACACCGTCACGGTCCGGCACCTGGCCGAGCTGCGCTGGACCGCGCGGTGTTCGCTGGCCGACGCGCTGATCGCGTCCGGTGAGCCCGGCGAGGCGATAGCGCTGGCCCGGGCGATGCTCACCGAGGACCGGCTGCGCGAGCCGGCCTGGGAGCGGCTGGTCGTCGCGCAGCGCGCGGCCGGCTGGCAGGTGGACGCGCTGGCCAGCTACGAGGCGGCGCGCATGCTGCTGCTGGACACGTTCGGCGCGGAGCCCGGCAGCCGGCTCCGCGAGGTCTACCGCGCGCTGCTGTCCGAGACGGCCGAGCAGCCGCGGCGCCCACCGGCCGGTCCGGTGCCGGCCGCCTCCGTCTCGCGCGCCGCGCAGGCGCCGGCCGGTTTCGACTCGGGTGGCGCAGGGGTGCCCGGCGCGGTGCCGGCCGGTTTCGACTCGCGTGGCGCAGGGGTGCCTGGCGTGGTGCCGGCCGGTTCCGACTCGGGTGGCGCAGGGGTGCCTGGCGCGGTGCCGGCCGGTTCCGACTCGGGTGGCGCAGGGGTGCCTGGCGCGGTGCCGGCCGGTTCCGACTCGGGTGGCGCAGGGGTGCCTGGCGCGGTGCCGGGCGGTTCCGACTCGCGCGCCGTCGCGGTGCCGGCCGCGCCGCCGAGGTGGCCGGTGCCGGCCGCTCCGCCGCGCCGGCCGGTGACGGCGCGGGGGCGGCGGGTGTCCGCCGGGCTGCTCGCGCTGGTGGTGGCCGGTGTGCTGGTGCTGGCCGGCGGGTCGGCCACCGTGGCCGGGCGCGGGTTCCAGGGGGCCGGTGGCGGCGCCGGTGGCGTGGCGGCCGCCCCGAGGATCCTCTTCGGCCTCGGCCCGGACCCGGCGCAGGCGGACAAGTCGCCGCTGATGCAGAGCGGCATCGGCATGGTCTCCACGTGGTACCACAAGCAGTCCAACCTCGACCAGTTCGAGGGCTGGCGGGCGGACGTGATCCCCCGGGTCTACGCGTCCGGCCGCGCGCTGCACGTGATCGTCGGGACCTGGGAGGACGGCGAGTCGGTGGAGACCCGGTTCGGTCGCGCGTGCGGCCAGCCGTACCCGCTGTCGGACGAGTTCGTGCCGGACATGCAACGGCTCGCCGCGGCGTTCGCGGGCCGGGCGGACGGACCGCCGCTCTACGTCTCGATGTTCTCCGGCCTGCAGAAGCTCGCCTGCGCGGACAACGGTTACCTCGACGACGCCGCGACCACGAACTACTACCTCGCGCTCAAGGAGCGGTACTTCGAGGTGATGCGCGTGATGCGGGCAGCCGCGCCGAACCTGCGGATCGGCCTGAACTGGGACGGCTGGACCGCCTCGGACGACATCCCGGAGCAGGGGGCCGGGCGGTCGATGTTCCAGTACTTCGTGGAGGCGATGCGGGCGTCCGATTTCCAGAGCTTCGGCGCGTTCGTCAAGGAGGGCAACGCGAAGCACATCGTGCAGATGGTCGACGCGCTGGGCGAGCACGGCCCGGTGATGGTCTCGCACTACGGCCCGCACGAGGACTCGCTGACGGTCTACCTCGACGACCTGCACCGCACGTTCACGCCGGAGACGCTGGCCCAGTTGGTCGCGAACGGACTCTTCGCGTTCAGCTTCAAGGACCCGGACCTGCAGCGTGAGTCACCGGAGCTGATGACGCTGACCTCCGGGATCGTGCAGGACTACGGCCAGTTCCCGCCCGCCCGCTGA
- a CDS encoding glycoside hydrolase family 16 protein: MRTYLAAATAGIVVITGTGIAVAQAAPAADEVVRTGSLVNTCANPVVDRDVTGWGRHGTGAAGSRVGVGAHVAADHAYRQPSANGVNPEMFLPQKDVTEGERWLFAMDTWVSGTSAPVTARMQVDWYGPSSAYLGHSNGTEVAVEPNAAETWTRVAGEFFVPGGATRANVTARLTGPAGLTWSATACDYQPVARPDPDPTTPPPTTPPPTGADTAAERYDWGTALPASDEFDYGSAAAPAQADATKWTLPPGEAAGCWPGHRGNGRRCEENSRVLGGIMRMTGDADGDTGRLGSTFAQRYGRWEVRARSEATSANNGRQYHPVLLLWPDSEEWPRDGEYDYLENGAPGELCAKAFMHFPNHQPREQEYAEKCTVDLTQWHNFGFEWTPQHVKGFIDGQQWFVFSADCIQCAPGPMFQTIQLDNFAGSNQQTAIFEVDWARVYSL; this comes from the coding sequence ATGCGGACCTATCTGGCGGCCGCGACCGCCGGGATCGTGGTGATCACCGGGACCGGGATCGCCGTCGCGCAGGCGGCACCCGCGGCCGACGAGGTCGTGCGCACCGGATCGCTGGTCAACACGTGCGCGAACCCGGTCGTCGACCGGGACGTCACCGGCTGGGGACGGCACGGCACCGGCGCGGCCGGCTCCCGGGTCGGGGTCGGCGCGCACGTGGCGGCCGATCACGCCTATCGGCAGCCGTCGGCGAACGGCGTCAACCCGGAGATGTTCCTGCCGCAGAAGGACGTCACCGAGGGCGAGCGGTGGCTGTTCGCGATGGACACCTGGGTCAGCGGCACGTCCGCGCCGGTGACCGCGCGCATGCAGGTGGACTGGTACGGCCCGTCCAGCGCCTACCTCGGGCACTCCAACGGCACCGAGGTCGCGGTCGAGCCGAACGCGGCGGAGACGTGGACGCGGGTGGCCGGCGAGTTCTTCGTGCCGGGCGGTGCCACCCGCGCGAACGTGACCGCGCGGCTGACCGGGCCAGCCGGCCTGACCTGGTCCGCGACCGCCTGCGACTACCAGCCGGTCGCACGGCCGGACCCGGACCCGACGACCCCGCCGCCCACCACGCCACCGCCGACCGGGGCGGACACCGCGGCGGAACGGTACGACTGGGGCACCGCGCTGCCCGCGTCCGACGAGTTCGACTACGGCAGCGCCGCCGCGCCCGCGCAGGCGGACGCGACGAAGTGGACGCTGCCCCCCGGCGAGGCGGCCGGATGCTGGCCCGGGCACCGCGGCAACGGCCGGCGCTGCGAGGAGAACAGCCGCGTGCTGGGCGGCATCATGCGGATGACCGGTGACGCCGACGGCGACACCGGCCGGCTCGGCAGCACGTTCGCCCAGCGGTACGGCCGGTGGGAGGTGCGCGCCCGCTCGGAGGCCACGTCCGCGAACAACGGCCGGCAGTACCACCCGGTGCTGCTGCTCTGGCCGGACAGCGAGGAGTGGCCGCGGGACGGGGAGTACGACTACCTGGAGAACGGCGCGCCCGGCGAGCTGTGCGCGAAGGCGTTCATGCACTTCCCGAACCACCAGCCGCGAGAGCAGGAGTACGCGGAGAAGTGCACCGTGGACCTGACGCAGTGGCACAACTTCGGGTTCGAGTGGACGCCGCAGCACGTGAAGGGCTTCATCGACGGCCAGCAGTGGTTCGTGTTCAGCGCGGACTGCATCCAGTGCGCGCCCGGCCCGATGTTCCAGACCATTCAGCTGGACAACTTCGCCGGCAGCAACCAGCAGACCGCGATCTTCGAGGTCGACTGGGCGCGCGTCTACTCGCTGTGA
- a CDS encoding ABC transporter ATP-binding protein: MIADQRHVTRAAARLVGADRRIVALMLALSSLAALAGLGAPYLLGRVIDTVAVGGGVTDVDRLALAVVGCAVVQTLLNRYALGAAYRFGERAAARIRETFLRRVLALPASVAERVPTGDLVARGTTDVDAVATTLRDVLPGVFLSVVQMVFLVAAVILLDPLLGVGGVLGLSGIWFATRYYLRRARDVYLAEGRANSRLAEELAATTAGARTIEAFGLHRPRLDAGQAAIAETRRTRLRSLALRSVFFPVAETIYAVPAVLVLLLGGLLYAGDRVSLGTVAAAVLYLRQLVNPLDTILIYVEQLQSSGAAFARIEGVATVPAPPAVTAATPDGDRIEVTGVRYAYGTGPDVLHDVDLTVRPGERLAVVGLSGAGKSTLGRLIAGVDRPTAGSVLAGGVPIADLPPDLLRRQVVLVTQEHHVFRDTLRANLMTVAPDEELHRALRTVGADWAVDLDRDLGEHPLDGAQAQQLALARVLLADPHTVILDEATALLDPTAARTAERALAAVLHERTVIAIAHRLQTAHDADRVAVMHAGRIIEIGAHDDLLAAGGPYAGLWHSWHGDEVTEPR; the protein is encoded by the coding sequence ATGATCGCGGACCAGCGGCACGTGACCCGCGCGGCCGCCCGGCTGGTCGGCGCGGACCGCCGGATCGTCGCGCTGATGCTCGCGCTGAGCTCGCTGGCCGCGCTCGCCGGACTGGGCGCGCCGTACCTGCTCGGCCGCGTCATCGACACGGTCGCGGTCGGCGGCGGCGTCACCGACGTCGACCGGCTCGCGCTCGCGGTCGTCGGCTGCGCCGTCGTACAGACGCTGCTCAACCGGTACGCGCTCGGCGCCGCCTACCGCTTCGGGGAACGCGCGGCGGCCCGGATCCGGGAGACGTTCCTGCGCCGTGTGCTCGCGCTGCCCGCCTCGGTCGCGGAACGCGTGCCCACCGGCGACCTGGTCGCGCGCGGCACCACCGACGTCGACGCGGTCGCCACCACGCTGCGCGACGTGCTGCCCGGCGTCTTCCTCAGCGTCGTGCAGATGGTGTTCCTGGTCGCGGCCGTGATCCTCCTCGACCCGCTGCTCGGCGTCGGCGGCGTCCTCGGCCTGTCCGGCATCTGGTTCGCCACCCGCTATTACCTGCGCCGGGCCCGCGACGTCTACCTCGCCGAGGGGCGGGCCAACTCGCGGCTGGCCGAGGAGCTGGCCGCGACCACGGCCGGCGCGCGCACGATCGAGGCGTTCGGCCTGCACCGGCCGCGCCTCGACGCGGGACAGGCCGCGATCGCGGAGACCCGCCGCACCCGGCTGCGGTCGCTGGCGCTGCGCAGCGTCTTCTTCCCGGTGGCGGAGACGATCTACGCCGTACCCGCGGTGCTGGTTCTTCTGCTCGGTGGTCTTCTCTACGCGGGTGACCGGGTCAGCCTCGGCACGGTCGCGGCCGCGGTGCTCTACCTGCGGCAGCTGGTCAACCCGCTGGACACCATCCTGATCTACGTCGAGCAGTTGCAGAGCAGCGGCGCCGCGTTCGCCCGGATCGAGGGCGTCGCCACCGTCCCGGCGCCGCCCGCGGTCACGGCCGCCACGCCGGACGGCGACCGGATCGAGGTGACCGGCGTCCGCTACGCCTACGGCACCGGTCCGGACGTGCTGCACGACGTCGACCTGACGGTACGGCCGGGGGAGCGCCTCGCCGTGGTCGGGCTCTCCGGCGCGGGCAAGTCCACGCTCGGCCGCCTGATCGCCGGCGTCGACCGGCCCACCGCCGGGTCCGTGCTCGCCGGAGGTGTGCCGATCGCCGACCTGCCGCCGGACCTGCTGCGCCGCCAGGTGGTGCTGGTCACCCAGGAGCACCACGTCTTCCGGGACACGCTGCGCGCCAACCTGATGACCGTGGCGCCGGACGAGGAACTGCACCGCGCACTGCGTACCGTCGGGGCGGACTGGGCCGTTGATCTTGATCGTGATCTCGGCGAACACCCGCTCGACGGTGCACAGGCGCAGCAGCTCGCGCTCGCCCGGGTGCTGCTGGCCGACCCGCACACCGTCATCCTCGACGAGGCCACCGCGCTGCTCGACCCGACCGCGGCCCGCACCGCCGAACGCGCGCTCGCCGCGGTCCTGCACGAACGCACGGTCATCGCGATCGCGCACCGCCTGCAGACCGCGCACGACGCGGACCGGGTCGCGGTCATGCACGCCGGCCGGATCATCGAGATCGGCGCACACGACGACCTGCTGGCCGCCGGTGGCCCGTACGCCGGCCTCTGGCACTCCTGGCACGGCGACGAGGTGACCGAACCCCGGTGA